CCATGCGACAACTGTGGAAGAAATCGCGACAGAAGCAGACGTCGCTAAGGCTACGTTTTTTAAGCATTTTCCCAAAAAATATGAACTGATTGAGGAAATCATCAAGCAGCGCAGAGACAAGGTCAGAGCCGCAGCTACGGATGAGCAGGTCAAGAAGCTTTCGACCAAAACGCAGATCAACCATATGATGAAAATTCTTTGTCAAACGATTGAAAGTGATCGGGCATTGGCGGTCATTGCTTTAAATGAATTTATTTGCTCAGGGGACTTGTTCAAGGAGGAAGCACCCTCCATCGAAATTTTTTACCAGACGCTGGAGCGGGGAAAAGAATGTGGTGAGCTTCGTGCAGATGTACCAACTCGTGTCGTGGCACGAGTGCTGTGGTCCTATTACTTGGAATCGTACATTGCGTGGGCGAGAAATGAACAAGGGCAATCACTCGAAGCGATGCTGCTAGAGGGAGTAGAAGTCGTGTTTCGCGGCATTGAGGCGGGAAAACATGCGTGAGCTTCCACCGCGGTAGACTTTCCGAAACGTATAAAAACCTTCCGCCTAAGCGCGGTCTCTCATCCTCGAATTGCCCTCGATAGAGGTTTTTTTATTTCCCGCCAGGCACTAGCCTAGGCGGGTTTTTGGTTCGTGAGCAGATCATATGGAAGGTCACTTGATAACGATTTTAACCCTTGTCCCATCTGGATAATCATCTACCTGATTAGCGACCCATGATCCGGCGCCACGATTATCAGAAGGGGATATATAAGCGATATCCGCACCTTTTCCGCCCTCCTTGCACATAGCCATTGGCCATTCATCGCGATCGTAGCGAGGTTTTGTCGGCACGCCCTTGAGCGATTGCTCGCGGTTTTCGTCTGCCCCTTTGCGGTCAATCGTACACACAGCGGACTGTCCTTTGGAGATAGCGGAGCGGATATGTTCGGCAGTCTCCGGGTATTTGCTGCTCGGAAATTCAAGTACGTAATCTGCTTCTGTGTTGCTTGTTTGCGTTTGCGTAGTACGTTGCTCAAAAAAGTAAGAGCCGATCGCAAACAAAAGAGCGACGATGAATAGGATGATTTTTTTCTGCACAGCTGTTCTCCTTGGGTCACATTTTCTGAATGGGTTCATTTCTTAGCTAATTATACCAATAGATAAGCCAGTTGCATCCAGCAAAGTGCCCAATTGAGAATCATCTATTATATTCCAATTCTGCCTTTAAATGAGGAGCTACTCATGTTAGAATGCTTTCAGACAGCTC
This is a stretch of genomic DNA from Brevibacillus choshinensis. It encodes these proteins:
- a CDS encoding TetR/AcrR family transcriptional regulator, with protein sequence MDTVGRQERKRLATRQNIYDTAIRLFRVKGYHATTVEEIATEADVAKATFFKHFPKKYELIEEIIKQRRDKVRAAATDEQVKKLSTKTQINHMMKILCQTIESDRALAVIALNEFICSGDLFKEEAPSIEIFYQTLERGKECGELRADVPTRVVARVLWSYYLESYIAWARNEQGQSLEAMLLEGVEVVFRGIEAGKHA
- a CDS encoding NucA/NucB deoxyribonuclease domain-containing protein; the protein is MQKKIILFIVALLFAIGSYFFEQRTTQTQTSNTEADYVLEFPSSKYPETAEHIRSAISKGQSAVCTIDRKGADENREQSLKGVPTKPRYDRDEWPMAMCKEGGKGADIAYISPSDNRGAGSWVANQVDDYPDGTRVKIVIK